From Actinosynnema mirum DSM 43827, a single genomic window includes:
- the aroQ gene encoding type II 3-dehydroquinate dehydratase, producing MRLLVLNGPNLGRLGTREPAVYGRTTHADLVALCESTGRELGAEVEVRQTDHEGEMLGWLHEAADESWPVVLNPAAWTHYSVAVRDACAQLTAPLIEVHISNVHKREEFRSHSYISPVAEGVIAGLGVQGYALALRYLVDKATTSA from the coding sequence GTGAGGCTCCTCGTCCTCAACGGCCCGAACCTCGGCAGGCTCGGCACCCGCGAACCCGCCGTCTACGGCCGCACCACCCACGCCGACCTGGTCGCGCTCTGCGAGTCCACCGGCCGCGAGCTGGGCGCCGAGGTCGAGGTCAGGCAGACCGACCACGAGGGCGAGATGCTCGGCTGGCTGCACGAGGCCGCCGACGAGTCCTGGCCGGTGGTGCTCAACCCGGCGGCCTGGACCCACTACTCGGTGGCCGTCCGCGACGCCTGCGCCCAGCTCACCGCGCCGCTGATCGAGGTGCACATCTCGAACGTGCACAAGCGCGAGGAGTTCCGCTCGCACAGCTACATCTCGCCGGTCGCCGAGGGCGTCATCGCGGGCCTGGGCGTCCAGGGCTACGCGCTCGCCCTGCGCTACCTGGTCGACAAGGCCACCACCAGCGCCTGA
- a CDS encoding prepilin peptidase — MNGPFTQTPLALPLPCSAPQAHRGPMTFHLTYLGFLAGLLTAPTLRRLRRGTNAPWWWCAPPTAFLWSLTGALNVPPNWLPIPLTLAWLGVALTVVDLRHRRLPNALTLPAYPVLFLLLLMSGADPLRALAGCTLFGGLHLLIHLLRPTALGGGDVKLSAPLGAVLACVSWSALPLATALASLTTVLLSRLPSRKHPPWSLPHGPGLLGSTWLLSVVAV, encoded by the coding sequence ATGAACGGTCCGTTCACTCAAACCCCCCTCGCTCTCCCCTTGCCCTGCTCAGCCCCCCAGGCGCACCGTGGACCCATGACATTCCACCTGACCTACCTGGGTTTCCTGGCCGGCCTCCTGACCGCTCCCACCCTGCGCCGCCTACGTCGCGGAACAAACGCCCCGTGGTGGTGGTGCGCTCCGCCAACAGCATTCCTGTGGTCCCTAACCGGAGCCCTGAACGTCCCCCCGAACTGGCTCCCCATTCCCCTGACCCTGGCCTGGCTGGGCGTAGCCCTGACGGTGGTGGACCTACGCCACCGCAGACTCCCGAACGCCCTCACCCTCCCCGCCTACCCGGTCCTCTTCCTGCTCCTGCTCATGTCAGGCGCAGACCCACTGCGCGCCCTGGCCGGCTGCACCCTGTTCGGCGGCCTGCACCTGCTCATCCACCTGCTGCGCCCAACCGCCCTGGGCGGAGGCGACGTGAAACTGTCAGCCCCGCTAGGCGCAGTCCTGGCCTGCGTCTCCTGGTCCGCACTCCCACTGGCAACCGCCCTGGCCAGCCTGACCACCGTCCTCCTCTCCCGCCTCCCTTCCCGCAAACACCCACCCTGGTCCCTCCCCCACGGCCCAGGCCTGCTGGGCTCAACGTGGCTGCTCTCCGTCGTGGCGGTGTAG
- a CDS encoding M24 family metallopeptidase: protein MPHTSRRASLRATLRDRGLDALLVTNLLNIRYLTGFTGSNAALLVSAASDEATTFCTDGRYTTQSARQVPDLERLTDRPCGEALVGRAARAGLRKVGFESAHVTVDGLDSLTAAASAGEGGVELVRAPGVVELLRLVKDDTEIEALRMACAAADRALADLVEHGGLRAGRTEREIARELESRMLDHGAQGPSFESIVAAGANSAIPHHRPTDAVVKTGDLVKLDFGALVDGYHSDMTRTLVVGPPADWQRELYELVAASQAAGRAALSPGARLADVDHASRSVIEAAGRGEHFTHGLGHGVGLQIHEAPALARAGEGTLLPGMAVTVEPGVYLAGRGGVRIEDTLVVREGAPELLTLTTKDLVVV, encoded by the coding sequence ATGCCGCACACCTCGCGCCGCGCCTCGCTGCGCGCCACGCTCCGGGACCGGGGACTCGACGCGCTGCTCGTCACGAACCTGCTCAACATCCGCTACCTGACCGGGTTCACCGGGTCGAACGCCGCGCTGCTCGTGTCGGCCGCCTCCGACGAGGCCACCACCTTCTGCACCGACGGCCGCTACACCACCCAGTCCGCCCGGCAGGTGCCCGACCTCGAACGCCTCACCGACCGGCCCTGCGGTGAGGCCCTGGTCGGGCGGGCCGCGAGGGCCGGGCTCCGGAAGGTCGGCTTCGAGAGCGCCCACGTCACCGTCGACGGGCTCGACTCGCTGACCGCCGCCGCGTCGGCCGGGGAGGGCGGCGTCGAGCTGGTCCGCGCGCCCGGCGTGGTCGAGCTGCTGCGCCTGGTCAAGGACGACACCGAGATCGAGGCCCTCCGCATGGCCTGCGCCGCCGCCGACCGGGCCCTCGCCGACCTCGTCGAGCACGGCGGCCTGCGCGCCGGCCGCACCGAGCGGGAGATCGCGCGCGAGCTGGAGAGCCGGATGCTCGACCACGGCGCCCAGGGCCCCTCCTTCGAGTCGATCGTCGCGGCGGGCGCCAACTCCGCCATCCCGCACCACCGCCCCACCGACGCCGTCGTCAAGACCGGCGACCTGGTGAAGCTCGACTTCGGCGCCCTCGTCGACGGCTACCACTCCGACATGACCCGCACCCTCGTCGTCGGCCCGCCCGCGGACTGGCAGCGCGAGCTGTACGAGCTGGTCGCGGCCTCGCAGGCGGCGGGCCGGGCCGCGCTGTCCCCCGGCGCCCGACTGGCCGACGTCGACCACGCGTCGCGCTCGGTGATCGAGGCCGCGGGCCGCGGCGAGCACTTCACGCACGGCCTCGGCCACGGCGTCGGCCTGCAGATCCACGAGGCTCCAGCGCTCGCCAGGGCGGGTGAAGGTACACTTCTGCCCGGCATGGCGGTCACCGTCGAACCCGGCGTGTACCTGGCCGGGCGGGGTGGGGTCCGCATCGAGGACACGCTCGTGGTGCGCGAAGGCGCCCCCGAGCTGCTCACCCTGACCACGAAGGACCTCGTGGTCGTCTGA
- a CDS encoding beta-xylosidase, which translates to MATNPRRAASSLAGVLVLVALAACAPSEAAPSPDHHPVAETSAPPDPQPRQRPENVLLTTDRGRQSPGVVAAGGGDAPYNYGPTVMVENGRVRMWWCSQLGYALPPGDDLLHSSAASLDGPFSAPDGSKAVPVLSGTTTGFDGMHTCDPTVVKAGDTYYLYYTGAAGDHAHGNAIGVASSKDGISWSRMANGAPIITPAYDTARDNTYGSGQPAAVFLGGWFYLMFTDTTGAAAGWNGAGQFVLRSQDPTFRRGVQALGEQGFADVEATNKPRTRSVVDAFSADLMWIDALSAFAIAHETEQGTTVTFWDRDFAGHPFQPVLIPGRWREGPGLVRTPNGHAPVSPQDPCGRIPLDVVRATVDGWANAPTDLSRFGIDLAGAPGCETEDEAVVLDGFAVPSPENTLDLVVDGELVRVERRSVAERLAKGVLDRRPAAVESMPLVGRVPSGVEAVGGPGGQVGLLVDDKLWLVGGDDVAKLNSSPITQVSGESWEEYAQAGNLRR; encoded by the coding sequence ATGGCCACAAACCCCAGGCGTGCGGCGTCCTCGCTCGCAGGCGTCCTCGTCCTCGTCGCCCTCGCGGCGTGCGCGCCCAGCGAGGCCGCGCCGTCCCCCGACCACCACCCGGTGGCCGAGACCTCGGCCCCACCCGACCCGCAGCCCCGCCAGCGGCCGGAGAACGTCCTGCTCACCACCGACCGCGGGCGGCAGAGCCCCGGTGTCGTCGCGGCGGGCGGCGGTGACGCGCCGTACAACTACGGGCCCACCGTCATGGTCGAGAACGGCCGCGTGCGGATGTGGTGGTGCAGCCAGCTCGGCTACGCCCTGCCGCCCGGCGACGACCTGCTCCACTCCAGCGCCGCCTCGCTCGACGGCCCGTTCAGCGCCCCCGACGGCAGCAAGGCCGTCCCCGTGCTGAGCGGAACGACCACCGGGTTCGACGGGATGCACACCTGCGACCCGACCGTCGTCAAGGCGGGCGACACCTACTACCTGTACTACACCGGGGCCGCCGGGGACCACGCGCACGGCAACGCCATAGGAGTCGCCAGCAGCAAGGACGGCATCTCCTGGTCCCGCATGGCGAACGGCGCCCCGATCATCACCCCGGCCTACGACACCGCCCGCGACAACACCTACGGCTCCGGCCAGCCCGCCGCCGTGTTCCTGGGCGGCTGGTTCTACCTCATGTTCACCGACACCACCGGCGCCGCGGCGGGCTGGAACGGCGCGGGCCAGTTCGTGCTGCGCTCCCAGGACCCGACGTTCCGCCGGGGCGTGCAGGCGCTCGGCGAGCAGGGCTTCGCCGACGTGGAGGCCACGAACAAGCCGCGCACCCGCTCGGTCGTGGACGCCTTCAGCGCCGACCTGATGTGGATCGACGCGCTGAGCGCCTTCGCGATCGCCCACGAGACCGAGCAGGGCACCACGGTCACCTTCTGGGACCGCGACTTCGCCGGGCACCCCTTCCAGCCGGTCCTGATCCCCGGCCGCTGGCGCGAGGGCCCCGGCCTGGTCCGCACCCCGAACGGCCACGCCCCGGTGTCCCCGCAGGACCCGTGCGGCCGGATCCCGCTGGACGTCGTGCGCGCCACCGTCGACGGCTGGGCCAACGCGCCCACCGACCTGAGCCGGTTCGGCATCGACCTCGCGGGCGCGCCGGGCTGCGAGACCGAGGACGAGGCGGTCGTGCTCGACGGGTTCGCCGTGCCCTCGCCGGAGAACACCCTCGACCTGGTCGTGGACGGCGAGCTGGTCAGGGTCGAGCGCCGCTCGGTCGCCGAGCGCCTGGCGAAGGGCGTCCTGGACCGCAGGCCTGCCGCCGTCGAGTCGATGCCGCTGGTCGGCCGGGTGCCGTCGGGCGTGGAGGCGGTCGGCGGTCCGGGCGGCCAGGTGGGGCTGCTGGTGGACGACAAGCTGTGGCTGGTCGGCGGGGACGACGTGGCCAAGCTGAACTCCTCGCCGATCACCCAGGTGTCGGGGGAGTCGTGGGAGGAGTACGCGCAGGCCGGGAACCTGCGCCGCTGA
- the nusB gene encoding transcription antitermination factor NusB — protein sequence MGARTKARKRAVDVIYEADQRGVDAVTLLSDRVGSTDVPPINEYTVSLVEGVTAHRARIDDLISEHSEGWTLQRMPAVDRAVLRVGLYELLWAADVPDAVAIDEAVELAKGLSTDDSPRFVNGVLGRIAVIADQLRAVL from the coding sequence ATGGGCGCCCGCACCAAGGCGCGCAAACGCGCCGTCGACGTCATCTACGAAGCGGACCAGCGGGGTGTGGACGCCGTCACCCTGCTGTCCGACCGGGTGGGGTCGACCGACGTCCCGCCGATCAACGAGTACACGGTCTCGCTGGTCGAGGGCGTCACCGCCCACCGCGCGCGCATCGACGACCTGATCTCGGAGCACTCCGAGGGCTGGACGCTGCAGCGGATGCCCGCCGTGGACCGCGCCGTGCTGCGGGTCGGCCTGTACGAGCTGCTGTGGGCGGCCGACGTGCCCGACGCCGTGGCGATCGACGAGGCGGTGGAGCTGGCCAAGGGCCTGTCCACCGACGACTCGCCCCGGTTCGTCAACGGCGTGCTCGGCCGCATCGCGGTCATCGCGGACCAGCTCAGGGCCGTTCTCTAG
- the aroB gene encoding 3-dehydroquinate synthase: MGEPVRIRVAAERPYEVIVGRGLLGDLVELLRGTSKAAIVHTAVLAETADAVLEELRGAGVDAHRVEVPDAEDGKDLRVAGYCWDVFGQIGLGRQDVVVGLGGGAVTDLAGFVASTWMRGVRLINVPTTLLGMVDAAVGGKTGINTDAGKNLVGTFYEPTAVLADLTTLETLPRNELVAGMAEVVKGGFIADPAILDLIEADPAAALDPSGDVLAELVRRKIQVKADVVSSDLRESNLREILNYGHTLGHALERRERYRWRHGAAISVGLVFAAELARLAGRLDDATADRHRSVLTSLGLPVAYDPDALPQLLEGMRSDKKNRSGVLRFVVLDGLAKPGRLEGPDPSLIAAAYSAVAAEPRTGGSILL, translated from the coding sequence ATGGGCGAGCCGGTGCGCATCCGCGTGGCCGCGGAGCGGCCGTACGAGGTCATCGTCGGGCGTGGGTTGCTCGGGGACCTGGTCGAACTGCTGCGCGGCACCTCGAAGGCGGCGATCGTGCACACCGCCGTGCTCGCCGAGACGGCGGACGCGGTGCTCGAGGAGTTGCGCGGGGCCGGGGTCGACGCGCACCGGGTCGAGGTGCCCGACGCCGAGGACGGCAAGGACCTGCGGGTCGCCGGGTACTGCTGGGACGTGTTCGGGCAGATCGGGCTCGGGCGGCAGGACGTCGTCGTCGGGCTCGGCGGCGGGGCGGTCACCGATCTCGCCGGGTTCGTCGCGTCCACCTGGATGCGCGGGGTGCGGCTGATCAACGTGCCGACCACGCTCCTCGGCATGGTCGACGCCGCCGTGGGCGGCAAGACCGGCATCAACACCGACGCGGGCAAGAACCTCGTCGGCACCTTCTACGAGCCGACCGCCGTCCTGGCCGACCTCACCACCCTGGAGACCCTGCCGCGCAACGAGCTCGTCGCGGGCATGGCCGAGGTGGTCAAGGGCGGCTTCATCGCCGACCCGGCGATCCTCGACCTCATCGAGGCCGACCCGGCCGCCGCGCTCGACCCGTCCGGCGACGTGCTCGCCGAGCTGGTCCGCCGCAAGATCCAGGTCAAGGCCGACGTGGTGTCCAGCGACCTGCGCGAGTCGAACCTGCGCGAGATCCTCAACTACGGCCACACCCTCGGCCACGCCCTGGAGCGCCGCGAGCGCTACCGCTGGCGCCACGGCGCGGCCATCAGCGTCGGCCTGGTCTTCGCCGCCGAGCTCGCCCGCCTGGCGGGCAGGCTGGACGACGCCACCGCCGACCGCCACCGCAGCGTCCTCACCTCGCTCGGCCTCCCCGTGGCCTACGACCCGGACGCCCTGCCGCAGCTGCTGGAGGGGATGCGCTCGGACAAGAAGAACCGCTCGGGCGTGCTCCGCTTCGTCGTGCTCGACGGCCTGGCCAAGCCGGGCAGGCTCGAAGGCCCCGACCCGTCGCTGATCGCCGCCGCCTACTCGGCCGTCGCGGCCGAGCCGAGGACCGGCGGGAGCATCCTGCTGTGA
- the pyrR gene encoding bifunctional pyr operon transcriptional regulator/uracil phosphoribosyltransferase PyrR — MAPRQRGATDPAGEREILSAGDVARTVARMAHQIIEKTALDAPSAPEVVLMGIPSRGAPLARRLAARIREFSGVDVPVGILDITLYRDDLRRGPTRPLEATSLPPGGVDDRLVVLVDDVLFSGRTVRSALDALRDHGRPRAVQLAVLVDRGHRELPIRADYVGKNVPTARTEDVAVLLDEADGRDGVVLR; from the coding sequence GTGGCGCCACGTCAACGTGGTGCGACGGACCCGGCAGGAGAGCGCGAAATCCTCTCCGCCGGCGACGTCGCGCGCACCGTCGCCCGAATGGCCCATCAGATCATCGAGAAGACCGCGCTGGATGCACCGAGCGCACCCGAAGTAGTCCTGATGGGGATCCCGAGCCGAGGCGCGCCGCTCGCGCGCAGGCTCGCCGCCCGCATCCGCGAGTTCAGCGGCGTGGACGTGCCCGTGGGCATCCTCGACATCACGCTCTACCGCGACGACCTGCGCAGGGGCCCCACACGCCCCCTGGAGGCCACCTCGCTGCCGCCCGGCGGCGTGGACGACCGCCTGGTCGTGCTGGTCGACGACGTGCTGTTCTCCGGCCGCACGGTCCGCTCCGCGCTCGACGCCCTGCGCGACCACGGCAGGCCCAGGGCCGTGCAGCTGGCCGTCCTGGTCGACCGGGGCCACCGCGAGCTGCCGATCCGCGCCGACTACGTGGGCAAGAACGTGCCCACCGCGCGCACCGAGGACGTCGCCGTGCTGCTCGACGAGGCCGACGGCCGCGACGGGGTGGTGCTGAGGTGA
- a CDS encoding transcriptional regulator, whose amino-acid sequence MGDYAKALGAKLRAIRQQQGLSLHGVEQKSGGRWKAVVVGSYERGDRAVTVQKLAELADFYGVPVAELLPEGRVPSGAEPATKIVINLERLQQLPAEKVGPLARYAATIQSQRGDYNGKVLSIRTEDLRSLAIIYDMTPGELTEQLIDWGVLPPEARPSKED is encoded by the coding sequence ATGGGCGACTACGCCAAGGCGCTGGGGGCAAAGCTCCGCGCGATCCGCCAGCAGCAGGGCCTCTCGTTGCACGGCGTCGAGCAGAAGTCCGGTGGCCGCTGGAAGGCCGTGGTGGTGGGCTCGTACGAGCGCGGCGACCGTGCCGTGACCGTCCAGAAGCTCGCCGAGCTGGCCGACTTCTACGGCGTCCCGGTTGCCGAGCTGCTCCCGGAGGGTCGCGTGCCGTCGGGCGCGGAACCCGCCACCAAGATCGTGATCAACCTGGAGCGGTTGCAGCAGCTGCCCGCCGAGAAGGTCGGTCCGCTCGCCAGGTACGCGGCGACCATCCAGAGCCAGCGCGGCGACTACAACGGCAAGGTGCTGTCGATCCGCACCGAGGACCTGCGCTCGCTCGCGATCATCTACGACATGACTCCCGGAGAGCTGACCGAGCAGCTCATCGACTGGGGTGTGCTGCCTCCCGAGGCCAGGCCGTCCAAGGAGGACTAG
- a CDS encoding glucose PTS transporter subunit EIIB, with protein sequence MADEKAAGILAALGGADNIVEIEPCITRLRCELEDGSLVDEKALKALGAHGVMRQGSVVQVVVGPEADTIASDIEDLL encoded by the coding sequence ATGGCTGACGAGAAGGCTGCGGGAATCCTGGCCGCGCTCGGCGGGGCCGACAACATCGTGGAGATCGAACCCTGCATCACCCGGCTGCGCTGCGAGCTGGAGGACGGGTCGCTGGTCGACGAGAAGGCGCTGAAGGCGCTGGGCGCGCACGGCGTGATGCGGCAGGGCTCGGTCGTCCAGGTCGTGGTCGGGCCGGAGGCGGACACCATCGCCAGCGACATCGAGGACCTGCTGTGA
- the aroC gene encoding chorismate synthase, whose amino-acid sequence MLRWITAGESHGPALVAVLEGMVAGVEVTTSDLTAQLERRRLGFGRSPRMGFEADEVEVLGGVRHGLTQGGPIAVRIGNTEWPKWQKVMSPDPVDPSELKPTGRNEALTRPRPGHADLPGMQKFGFDEARPVLERASARETAARTALGTVARHFLKQLLDVDVISHVVSIGGASTPADAPLPGPGDLAAIDESPVRAFHPDGTAAMVAEVEAVKEAGDTVGGVIEVIVYGLPPGLGSHVHWDRRLDARLAGALMGVQAMKGVEVGDGFTSATRWGSQAHDEIDRGDGPKGVTRRSNRAGGLEGGITNGEPLRVRVAMKPISTVPRALATIDTRTGEPAVAIHQRSDVCAVPRAGVVLESVVALVVAEAALEKFGGDSLAETRRNADSYLRELEARWEGR is encoded by the coding sequence GTGCTGCGCTGGATCACCGCTGGGGAGTCCCACGGCCCGGCTCTCGTCGCTGTGCTGGAAGGCATGGTCGCCGGGGTCGAGGTCACGACGTCCGACCTGACCGCTCAACTCGAGCGCCGCAGGCTCGGTTTCGGCCGCAGTCCCCGCATGGGGTTCGAGGCCGACGAGGTCGAGGTCCTGGGTGGTGTCCGCCACGGCCTGACGCAGGGTGGTCCGATCGCCGTCCGGATCGGCAACACCGAGTGGCCCAAGTGGCAGAAGGTGATGTCCCCGGACCCGGTTGACCCGTCCGAGCTCAAGCCGACCGGTCGCAACGAGGCCCTCACCCGCCCTCGGCCCGGTCACGCCGATCTGCCCGGTATGCAGAAGTTCGGGTTCGACGAGGCCCGCCCGGTCCTGGAGCGCGCCAGCGCTCGCGAGACCGCGGCCCGGACCGCGCTCGGCACCGTGGCCCGGCACTTCCTCAAGCAGCTCCTCGACGTCGACGTGATCAGCCACGTCGTCTCGATCGGCGGTGCGAGCACCCCGGCCGACGCCCCGCTCCCCGGTCCCGGTGACCTGGCCGCGATCGACGAGAGCCCGGTGCGCGCCTTCCACCCGGACGGCACGGCGGCGATGGTCGCCGAGGTCGAGGCCGTGAAGGAGGCCGGTGACACCGTCGGCGGCGTCATCGAGGTCATCGTCTACGGCCTCCCGCCCGGTCTCGGTTCGCACGTCCACTGGGACCGCAGGCTCGACGCCAGGCTCGCCGGTGCCCTGATGGGCGTCCAGGCGATGAAGGGCGTCGAGGTCGGCGACGGCTTCACCAGCGCCACCAGGTGGGGCAGCCAGGCCCACGACGAGATCGACCGCGGCGACGGCCCCAAGGGCGTGACCCGCCGCTCGAACCGGGCCGGTGGCCTGGAGGGCGGCATCACGAACGGCGAGCCGCTGCGCGTCCGCGTCGCCATGAAGCCGATCTCGACCGTGCCGAGGGCGCTGGCGACCATCGACACCCGCACCGGCGAGCCCGCCGTGGCGATCCACCAGCGCTCGGACGTCTGCGCGGTCCCGCGCGCGGGCGTGGTCCTGGAGTCCGTCGTCGCGCTGGTCGTGGCGGAGGCCGCGCTGGAGAAGTTCGGCGGCGACTCGCTGGCCGAGACCCGCCGCAACGCCGACTCGTACCTGCGCGAGCTGGAAGCGCGCTGGGAGGGCAGGTGA
- a CDS encoding PTS sugar transporter subunit IIA, with product MTLSVQSPVSGRPVSLDQVPDPVFAQAMVGPGFAVEPDREAADVLSPITGTIVTLHPHAFVVAGADGGAVLVHLGIDTVKRKGEGFTAHVEKGDAVEAGQRVVTWNPAEVEAAGYAPICPVVALEADPSALSPTAPWGGHVDAGEPLFTWDR from the coding sequence GTGACCCTCAGCGTGCAGTCCCCCGTGAGCGGTCGCCCGGTGTCCCTGGACCAGGTGCCGGACCCGGTGTTCGCGCAGGCGATGGTCGGACCCGGCTTCGCGGTCGAACCGGACCGCGAGGCGGCCGACGTGCTGTCCCCGATCACCGGGACGATCGTGACCCTGCACCCGCACGCGTTCGTCGTGGCGGGCGCCGACGGCGGCGCGGTCCTGGTGCACCTGGGCATCGACACCGTGAAGCGCAAGGGCGAGGGCTTCACCGCGCACGTCGAGAAGGGCGACGCCGTGGAGGCTGGTCAACGCGTGGTGACCTGGAACCCCGCCGAGGTGGAGGCGGCGGGCTACGCCCCGATCTGCCCCGTGGTGGCCCTGGAGGCGGACCCGTCCGCCCTGTCCCCGACGGCCCCCTGGGGCGGCCACGTGGACGCAGGGGAGCCCTTGTTCACCTGGGACCGCTGA
- a CDS encoding aspartate carbamoyltransferase catalytic subunit: protein MRHLLGAEGLDPAQALAILDTAANLKRTLLGREVRKLPTLRGRTVITMFYENSTRTRVSFEIAGKWMSADVVNVSAGGSSVGKGESLRDTALTLAAAGADCVIVRHPASGAAQRLAGWLEAAGTSVVNAGDGTHEHPTQALLDAATLRERLGDDLTGRRIAIVGDVLHSRVARSNVHLLTALGAEVTLVAPPTLLPQGVRNWPVAVSHDLDAELPGQDAVMLLRVQAERMHGGFFPSAREYSIAYGLSERREALLQGHAVVLHPGPMLRGMEIASAVADSPRAAITDQVRNGVHVRMAVLYHLLAHEEETP, encoded by the coding sequence GTGAGGCACCTGCTCGGCGCCGAGGGCCTCGACCCGGCGCAGGCCCTCGCGATCCTGGACACCGCGGCCAACCTCAAGCGGACCCTGCTGGGCCGCGAGGTCCGCAAGCTGCCCACGCTGCGCGGCCGGACCGTGATCACGATGTTCTACGAGAACTCCACCCGCACCCGCGTCTCGTTCGAGATCGCGGGCAAGTGGATGAGCGCGGACGTGGTGAACGTCTCAGCCGGTGGTTCCAGCGTCGGCAAGGGCGAGTCGCTGCGCGACACCGCGCTCACCCTGGCCGCCGCGGGCGCCGACTGCGTGATCGTCCGGCACCCGGCCTCCGGCGCCGCCCAGCGGCTCGCAGGCTGGCTGGAGGCGGCGGGCACGTCCGTGGTCAACGCGGGCGACGGCACCCACGAGCACCCCACCCAGGCGCTGCTCGACGCGGCCACCCTGCGCGAGCGCCTCGGCGACGACCTCACCGGCCGCCGCATCGCGATCGTCGGCGACGTGCTGCACAGCCGGGTCGCCCGGTCCAACGTGCACCTGCTGACCGCGCTCGGCGCCGAGGTGACCCTGGTCGCCCCGCCGACGCTGCTGCCGCAGGGCGTGCGGAACTGGCCGGTCGCCGTCTCGCACGACCTGGACGCGGAGCTGCCCGGCCAGGACGCGGTGATGCTGCTGCGCGTGCAGGCCGAGCGGATGCACGGCGGCTTCTTCCCGTCCGCCCGCGAGTACTCGATCGCCTACGGGCTGAGCGAGCGCCGCGAGGCCCTGCTGCAGGGCCACGCGGTCGTGCTGCACCCCGGCCCGATGCTGCGCGGCATGGAGATCGCCTCGGCGGTCGCCGACTCGCCGCGCGCGGCCATCACCGACCAGGTGCGCAACGGCGTGCACGTGCGCATGGCGGTGCTCTACCACCTGCTCGCACACGAAGAGGAAACCCCGTGA
- the efp gene encoding elongation factor P — MATTNDLKNGLVLNLDGQLWTVTAFQHVKPGKGGAFVRTTLKHVLTGKVVDKTFNAGTKVETATVDKRGMTYLYKDGSDFVFMDGDTFEQINVPGETVADAANFMLENQEAVVAIHEGVALYVELPTSVELLIQHTDPGLQGDRSTGGTKPATLETGAEIQVPLFVTTGEKIKVDTRDGRYLGRVSS, encoded by the coding sequence GTGGCCACCACCAACGACCTGAAGAACGGCCTGGTGCTGAACCTCGACGGCCAGCTCTGGACCGTCACCGCGTTCCAGCACGTCAAGCCGGGCAAGGGCGGCGCCTTCGTGCGCACCACGCTGAAGCACGTGCTGACCGGCAAGGTCGTTGACAAGACCTTCAACGCTGGCACGAAGGTCGAGACCGCCACCGTGGACAAGCGGGGCATGACCTACCTCTACAAGGACGGCTCGGACTTCGTCTTCATGGACGGGGACACCTTCGAGCAGATCAACGTCCCCGGCGAGACGGTCGCGGACGCCGCGAACTTCATGCTGGAGAACCAGGAGGCGGTCGTCGCCATCCACGAGGGCGTCGCGCTCTACGTGGAGCTCCCGACCTCGGTCGAGCTGCTCATCCAGCACACCGACCCCGGCCTGCAGGGCGACCGCTCCACCGGCGGCACCAAGCCCGCCACCCTGGAGACCGGCGCCGAGATCCAGGTCCCGCTGTTCGTGACGACCGGCGAGAAGATCAAGGTCGACACCCGCGACGGTCGCTACCTGGGCCGCGTGAGCAGCTGA
- a CDS encoding shikimate kinase: MSPRFVVLGPPGGGKTTVGVLLAEHLGVGFRDTDDDIVESQGKPISDIFTTDGEPVFRALEEAAVAKALSEYEGVLSLGGGAILSERTRELLADHTVVFLNVGMAEGVRRTGLSSARPLLAGVNPRATYKALLEARLPLYREVAKIEVLTDALTPEQVVSTILTAPEATNS, encoded by the coding sequence GTGAGCCCGAGGTTCGTCGTCCTGGGCCCGCCCGGCGGCGGCAAGACGACGGTCGGCGTCCTGCTGGCCGAACACCTGGGCGTCGGCTTCCGCGACACCGACGACGACATCGTCGAGTCGCAGGGCAAGCCCATCTCGGACATCTTCACCACGGACGGCGAACCGGTGTTCCGCGCGCTGGAAGAAGCCGCGGTCGCGAAGGCCCTGTCCGAGTACGAGGGCGTCCTGTCCCTGGGCGGCGGCGCGATCCTGTCCGAGCGCACCAGGGAGCTCCTGGCGGACCACACCGTGGTCTTCCTGAACGTCGGCATGGCGGAGGGCGTCCGCAGAACGGGCCTCTCCAGCGCCCGCCCCCTCCTGGCAGGCGTGAACCCCCGCGCGACGTACAAGGCCCTCCTGGAAGCCAGGCTCCCCCTGTACCGCGAGGTGGCGAAGATCGAGGTGCTCACGGACGCCCTCACCCCGGAACAAGTGGTCTCCACGATCCTCACCGCCCCCGAGGCCACCAACTCCTGA